The following proteins come from a genomic window of Ovis canadensis isolate MfBH-ARS-UI-01 breed Bighorn chromosome 22, ARS-UI_OviCan_v2, whole genome shotgun sequence:
- the FAS gene encoding tumor necrosis factor receptor superfamily member 6, with the protein MSGIWVHLSLIFISVSGPLSKGENAHVAGINSEGLRLNKNITGASSCQEGLYREHLFCCQPCPPGQRKNGDCKRDGDMPECVLCSEGNEYTDKSHHSDKCIRCSVCDEEHGLEVEHNCTRTQNTKCRCKSNFFCNSSPCEHCNPCTTCEHGIIEKCTPTSNTKCKGSRSHANSLWALLILLLLILIFLIIYKVVRRRRRNKKNGNCVSAASNDEGRQLNLTDVDLGKYIPSIAELMKITEVKEFVRKNGMEEAKIDDIMHDNLHETAEQKVQLLRKWYQSHGKKNAYCTLTKNLPKALAEKICDIVLKDITNERENANLQNESENLV; encoded by the exons ATATTTATCTCTGTTTCTGGACCATTGTCTAAAGGTGAAAATGCCCACGTGGCTGGTATCAACTCTGAGGGGCTGAGATTGAATAAGAATATTACTGGAGCAAGTTCCTGCCAAGAAGGCCTATATCGTGAGCACCTGTTTTGCTGTCAGCCTTGTCCTCCTG GCCAACGTAAAAACGGTGATTGCAAACGCGACGGAGATATGCCAGAATGTGTGCTCTGCTCGGAGGGGAACGAGTACACAGACAAGAGCCATCATTCTGACAAATGCATAAGATGTAGTGTCTGTGATGAAGAACATG GGCTAGAAGTGGAACACAACTGTACTCGGACCCAGAATACCAAGTGCAGATGCAAATCGAATTTTTTTTGTAACAGTTCTCCATGCGAACACTGTAACCCTTGCACCAC gtGTGAACATGGAATCATTGAGAAATGCACACCAACTAGCAACACCAAATGCAAag GATCCAGATCTCACGCAAACAGTTTATGGGCCCTCctgatcctcctcctcctcatcctaaTATTTCTAATAATATACAAAG TGGTGAGACGTCGACGCAGGAATAAAAAGAATGGTAATTGCGTCTCTGCAGCCTCAAATGAT gaaGGGAGGCAACTGAATTTAACAG ATGTTGACTTGGGTAAATATATCCCTAGTATTGCTGAACTAATGAAAATAACTGAAGTTAAAGAATTTGTTCGGAAGAATGGTATGGAGGAAGCCAAAATAGATGATATCATGCATGACAATCTCCATGAAACAGCTGAACAGAAGGTCCAACTGCTCCGCAAGTGGTACCAAAGTCACGGGAAGAAAAATGCATATTGTACATTGACTAAAAATCTCCCAAAAGCTCTTGCAGAGAAGATTTGTGACATAGTCCTGAAGGACATTACTAATGAACGTGAAAATGCAAACttgcaaaatgaaagtgaaaacctggtttaa